A single region of the Vicia villosa cultivar HV-30 ecotype Madison, WI linkage group LG4, Vvil1.0, whole genome shotgun sequence genome encodes:
- the LOC131596235 gene encoding molybdate transporter 1-like gives MAHQNPPSSIPISDPEAPEITPTLPTNPSHTSFSAKYGVQKLKSNLIFRSKWAELNGAMGDLGTYIPIILALTLAKDLNLGTTLIFNGVYNILTGVIYGIPMPVQPMKSIAAAALSDKEFNVPEIMTAGILTGGVLLVLGITGLMQLVYKLIPLSVVRGIQLAQGLSFALTAVKYVRKVQDLPKSKALGPRPWFGLDGLVLAIVCACFIVIVNGAGEKNRGCCGAPEDGGLDGQRNDESERGRKSKMNRLRKIVFSLPSAFLVFVLGIVLVFIRRHEVVHEIKFGPSSIEVMKFSKQAWKKGFIKGAIPQLPLSVLNSVIAVCKLSTDLFPEKEFSVTSISVTVGLMNLVGSWFGAMPTCHGAGGLAGQYKFGGRSGGCVALLGAAKLVLGLVLGTSLAHILKMFPVGILGVLLLFAGIELAMCARDMNSKEDSFVALICTAVSLVGSSAALGFLVGMIVYVMLKLRNWSNDKPLSTIWNQKSPN, from the exons ATGGCACACCAAAACCCTCCTTCTTCAATTCCAATTTCAGATCCAGAAGCTCCTGAAATCACTCCAACACTTCCAACTAACCCTTCACACACAAGTTTCTCAGCCAAATATGGAGTTCAGAAACTGAAAAGCAACTTGATTTTCCGTTCTAAGTGGGCTGAACTTAATGGTGCCATGGGTGACCTTGGCACTTATATTCCCATAATCTTGGCTCTCACTCTTGCTAAGGATCTCAACCTTGGCACCACAttgattttcaatg GTGTCTACAACATCTTAACTGGTGTCATTTATGGGATCCCTATGCCTGTCCAGCCCATGAAGTCAATCGCCGCCGCGGCCTTATCGGACAAAGAATTCAACGTACCAGAGATAATGACAGCCGGAATCTTAACCGGCGGCGTGTTGTTGGTTCTCGGGATCACGGGACTGATGCAGCTAGTGTACAAGTTAATTCCTTTATCTGTTGTGAGAGGAATTCAACTAGCACAAGGTTTGTCATTTGCTTTAACAGCTGTTAAATATGTTAGAAAAGTGCAAGATCTTCCAAAGTCCAAAGCCTTAGGTCCAAGACCATGGTTTGGTTTAGATGGGTTGGTTTTAGCCATTGTTTGTGCTTGTTTTATTGTTATTGTGAATGGAGCCGGCGAAAAGAATCGCGGTTGTTGCGGTGCTCCGGAAGATGGTGGTTTGGATGGACAAAGAAATGATGAAAGTGAAAGAGGAAGAAAAAGTAAGATGAATAGATTGAGAAAGATTGTTTTTTCACTCCCTTCTGCTTTTTTAGTCTTTGTGTTGGGAATTGTTTTGGTGTTTATAAGAAGACATGAAGTTGTACATGAAATTAAATTTGGACCCTCTTCAATAGAAGTAATGAAATTCAGTAAACAAGCATGGAAGAAAGGTTTTATCAAGGGTGCAATTCCGCAACTTCCATTGTCAGTTTTGAATTCTGTGATAGCGGTTTGTAAATTGTCAACCGATCTTTTTCCGGAAAAGGAATTTTCAGTAACTTCAATTTCAGTGACAGTTGGGTTAATGAATTTGGTTGGTTCATGGTTCGGCGCTATGCCGACTTGTCATGGTGCTGGTGGATTAGCAGGACAGTATAAATTTGGTGGAAGGAGTGGCGGATGTGTGGCACTTCTTGGTGCTGCGAAATTGGTATTGGGATTGGTGTTAGGAACATCATTGGCACACATATTGAAGATGTTTCCTGTTGGGATATTAGGTGTGTTGCTTTTGTTTGCTGGGATTGAACTTGCTATGTGTGCTAGAGATATGAATAGTAAAGAAGATTCATTTGTGGCACTTATTTGCACTGCTGTTTCTTTGGTTGGGTCAAGTGCTGCTCTTGGATTTTTGGTTGGGATGATTGTTTATGTGATGCTTAAGCTAAGGAATTGGAGTAATGATAAACCACTTTCTACTATTTGGAATcagaaaagtcctaactga